One Acaryochloris thomasi RCC1774 genomic window, TTCCTGAAGCTGCTTGCTCAGACGGGGCTGATCGGGGCGTACCGGAAAGTCTCGATAAACATCAAGACCGATAACGCGAGGCTGAGCGGGTGCTAGTTTTGCAAGTAGCTGGCTCAAGGTGGCATCTGAGAGGGAGCTACGGCGAGAGTCTTCTTTCTGGGCCTGAATCTCGGCCTCTGAGACGGTGATCACCAGTAGACGAGAGTCGGGGGCCTCTAGGGGACGGAGCTGAAGCAGCCGATCTAAAGCCCACAGCTCGGGAAACTGCAGCCAGCCCACCCAGCGTCCAGCAAGAACCAAGACTGTCATCAGGAGGCTGACTTGAAGCACTGAGAGGCAGGACTGACGCCGGCGCGATGGGCGCGAGCGAGAAGTGGCGGCCTGCGTTGTGGGCAAGGCAATCGGCGCATCCGCCTGCACCTGAGATGAAAGCTCTAGCCAAGTGGGGGGAACCACCGCTGGATTTTGACAAATAACAGGTAGCCAAGTGGCGCAGGGATAAGTTTGCTCTAGGCCCTGTAATCGCTCCCGTGCTTCTCGCATGGCGAGATAAAGGGCGGTGCCCTTGGCGTAGCTCTGCAGGAAATACTTCAAAAATTCTTGGGCAACGGCATCAGGCACGGGTTCGCGCATCACAATCAGCTGCGGGATCTGCAGATCAGCTAATGCTCTGCCCAGACCGAGGCCATCGCAGGAGTTCAAGATTGCGAGCTGGAGGCCTTTACCCACCGCCTTCTTCAGAGCATAGCGGAGATCCTCGATTTCTAAACGCTCTTCTGCATTGAGGCAGAGCGTGCCTGAGGTTGCACCTTGACTGCAGCTATGACCTGCGAAAAATAGAATATCCCAGCGCTGCTCCCATAGCTGTTCGTTAAGCTGATGCCGATTGGGTTCGTCTAAGAAATAAATGTGCGCGTTAGGTAGCTGCTCTAATAGGGCTTGGTCAGCGCTGACATCAATACCGTTGCTGTTGCCCAAAATCGCAAGAATACGAACGTCCCCAGGTGAATGGGACCGAAGGGGTGGATTGGCATAGGTGGGGGCCGCTAGGGCAATTTCGGTCAACGGGTAGCGCTCTAAGAGATCCCATGTATGCCAGGGTAATTTCTGGAGCTGTAGGTCGTCGGTCTGTAGGAGGATGCGGATGCGATCGCAAGGTGACAGTTGCTCTAGCAGCTTCTCTCTAATGGGCCGAAAGACGGCAACGCAAAGCCAGTCATTCATCGATCGACGAAGCACTGCCGCCGCCTGCAGACAGTCCTTTAGGCGAGAAACATTTGTAACCTGGTCAGTCACAGGCTCAATACGGGATGGTACCCCTAGCTGCCAGTAAACAGATTGCCAAGCTTGATAGTGCTGGCGCAGGTGTTCTGCAGGGGGTAGAGAGCCTGCTATTTCTGTAGAGGGACGACATCCCTCAAGGCCCACCTGCAAGGTGAGCATAAAGCCTTCCTCAAAGCTGCCCTGCTCAAATTTTAGAACAACAAATTGATCGGCCATTGCTGCCCCCAATGGCGCTAGATAACAAACTGCTCCGTCACTGAGAAATCTCCCAGCATCACCTTGAGACTAAACCGCTCGCCTCGATGGCCGCTAAACTGAAGTTGAATATAGTCATCCGCACTCCTAGACCGGGCTTCCAAAACCGGCTCAGCCCCTTCGTCAAACACCACTAGCTGCAGATCAGCCGGAAGGTGGGCATCACTGGCCAAGGGATGAACCTGAACACAAAATAGGCGCTGATCTTGTCCAGGCTTGCAGTCCAGCACCAAGACCACCGGCGCTTGATTGGGCTTTAAAGAGAGCAGCTTTGCCCGCTGCACCTGCCCTTCGACAATCTGGACATCCATCGTTTCCGCCCGCCTAAAGCTCAGCGCCGGTTGAGATTGGCATAAAAGAGCATCAGCGGGTTGCCAGCCATCGGCAAAAAGGCCGCTAAACCAAAGTTCTAGCTGAGTCCAGGGCGATTTTATAGCAGGTGGGTTTAAGCTAAACTCGCTCAAATGAGCCAGCAAAGACTCCAGTGGCCTCAGTTGACCGAGCGGCAGATGTTCTGCAGCAACAGTGGGCGTAAACCCCAGCAGCCTCGCCTGACGCAAGTTCTCTGAAATTTGAACCACCAAATACCCAATTCGGTCAACCCAAACCTCAGGGGGGAGGTAGCAGACGTCTTCGTGACCTTGGACAGGCCGACACTCTAAGCGTCCTGAGGCCGCGACCTCCAAATCAGCGACGTTGCTACAGGCCCGTACGACGGGATTCCAGCTATCACCGGCATCCAGATCGCAGGGAATACCCATCATTTGCAGGTAGTCGTGGGTCACCCACACGGCTAAGGTGTTAAGACAAACCTGTTGGGCCTTATCGGGTGTGGCCTGCTGAGCCGAAAACGCTGCAGCCATCTGACGAGCAGCTGTGGTAATTGGCAGGACAAGAGACTGATCTTCAACTTGCATTAATGGGCCTAATAGAGACTCCTATTATAAATATCCTTGGCATTGCCCAAAGTTACGCAAGCGCGTGACACATTTTCTCTGATAGAAGCTACTCAAGGTAGAAACGGCAACACCAAACTCAGTCGACAGGTCTTCCCAGCTCGTTTCGGGCGGTAAACGACGGAGGATCAGAGCCTGACAGTTGACTTCAGGTCGATTCTGGACGTGGGTACTGCGCAGTTCCCCAGTGGCATCTAGCTCAGCCCAAGTGCGAGTGTCTTCTAGAATGGGCGGTACATCAGGGCTAGACGGGAGATTTTCGGTTATATCTTTCTGGCTGTTCATGCTTCCCGGTGGGGGAGCATAGGCAAACTTTTTTTGCTGGGTTTGTTTAGCAATGCGAAAATCCTGCAGCCGCCATTTCAGATAGCGATTGAGCCAAGTAATGACGCTACTGCGGTCGGGATCGTACCGCTGTCCAGTCCCTGCCTCACAGATATTCTGGCAGAAATAGATCCACATCTGCTGCTTGGCATCTTCGTAAAAAGGTGTGTTTTCGTGCCAGAGCTTCTGTGATTGCTCAATCAGCCGAATAATTTGAGTCAGACATTGCTGACGTTTAAAGTGACCAGGCGAGTATCGACGAGCTTCAGCTACAAGGGAGCGGATTTCCTCCTCGATAGTCCTGCGTTGTTCTGTCAGTTGCATACCATCACCGTTAGACAATGAACCAGTTAGTTTAGAAGATTGCAGTGGGTGAGGCATTGAACAAAAACGGTGTCAGATGGCGAGCGATTCAGTAAGCAGTGACGCGAACGTCAAGTTAGTGAACTGATGCCAGAAACACTGTCGTTCAACCCCGTTAGTGAATACAGTAATGAAGTGGCTTGAGTCTGCCAGTGAGATAAATCACACGCCGACTACAATTTTTCCCCTTTCTTAATTTCTCATGAGAGCTGATTTTGGACAATAGCAAGTCAGATGACAAGATATTCTAGCGATTGCTCCGTTTTTGTTCCTGTAAAGGAAAAATCGTAAGATTAGAGCAAATGCTGTCGTGTAGAGACTTAAAGCACAATGACACAGGATCAAATGACTCCCCCTACGGGGCCAGAAGACGTTGGCGATAGTCGATTAAGAAATCTTCTCATCGCTTTATCGGCTGCTGTGTTGGCGGTGGTGCTGTTTTTTGGCGTACGTGGTCAAACCCAAAGCCCATCGCTTACGGCTCTAGCGACAGCCTCTGTTCCCCTGGATACTGCGCTCGCCAACGGTCAGCCGACGCTGCTAGAATTTTACGCCGACTGGTGTACAAGCTGTCAGGCCATGGCTGCTGATATGGCAGCACTAAAGCAGCAGTATCAGGAGGTGAACTTTGTCATGCTTAACGTTGACAATACTAAGTGGCTTCCTGAGATTTCACGGTTCGGGGTCGATGGCATCCCACACTTTGTCTTTATCAATCGCTCAGGCGAGGCCTTAGCCAACGCAATTGGACAGCAGCCGCGAACAATCATGGCGGGCGACTTGACGGCCCTAGCGGCAGGTCAGGCACTACCGGAGCAGCAGCTTTCAGGCCAGGTTTCGATGTTCACTGCTGAGACCCAGCCTCGCGGGTCTGACGATCCTCGCAGCCACGGCGGACGCCCTGCTGGCGCACTGTGAGTTTGTAGACTAAGCCTGCAGACTTGCTCGGCTCGTCCTTCAGGTTCAGGGAATTTACGGTGGTCGCGCCCTAGGCTATTTACATATCTTAATAATATGCTTAATAGTTCATGGAGTTCGATCGCCATGAAATTTGTTGAGTTGCTGTTATGGAAGTTCACTGATGTCACCTGCTACCTTAGAGGCTGTAAAGTCCCATCCACCTAAGATTTTACGTTCTAGAAAAGCCTACCGTACCTGCCATATCTATGTGCCTGATTCTGCGGATCGTTTGGCTGCGATCTCAACTGGTTCACACCTTTATAGTTTTTTCCGGGCGTTGACCGATCGCGAAAAGGCAATCGCAGTGGTGACCAAGCTTTTTAAAAAAGGTGAGTCAACGGTGATAACCTGCACGCCTAAGGCCTACGTGATTTGGGTGCTAGAACCAGAGGCTAGCTTAAAGATGACTGTACGGTCAGCGTAGGTTCGCGGACTGGATAACTTCGCGGATCAGTTGGGCAAATTTTTCGGTACTGTCTGCAGTGGAGAGCTGTTGAGACTGGGCTGCCATCTCTTTGAGCTGGGGTTGCGATCGCAACAAGTCCAAAACCGTTTTTGTAAACAGCTCATCTGTGAGTTCAGCCTCACGGAACATCCGCGCAGCCCCCGCCTTCACAAAAATCTCGGCGTTGTATGCCTGGTGATCCTCCGCCGCATAGGGATAGGGAATCAGGATAGACGGCGTATGGGTGGTTGCTAATTCAGTTAGAGTGCCCGCTCCTGCACGGCTGATTGCTAGATTCGTTCGCTGTAGCAGTCCCGCCATATTGTCGCAGAACGGTATCGCTCGGTAGTGGGGGTGGGTAAAGCTATCCGCCTGATCATCTCGTTCCCCTGTCAGATGGACAATCCAGACCCCAGCCTCCAGCCAGGCAGGCGCACATTTACGCGCAAGCCGATTCACCGCCACCGCGCCCTGGCTTCCCCCGGCCACCGTCATCAACAGCACATCATCAGGGATATCAAAATCCAGCGGCGTGGGTGACATGAAATTTGCCCGTACCGGTGTTCCCACTGTCACTGCGTTTGCTTTGGGTAAATACTGGGTCGTCGCCTCAAACCCCAGGGCCACGACGCTACACCAGCGGCTAAACCAACGCGTTACCTTTCCCGGCAATACATTAGACTCATGCAAAATGCTCGGCAAACCTAGAGATCGGGCCGCGATGATCGCAGGTGCCGCAATATACCCTCCAGTCGTGATCACACCCTGGAACTGGCCCTGCTGGAGCAGTCGCCGCGTTTGGCGAATAGACCGCACTAGCTTACTCAGCACAATTCCCGTCTTCGGCCCCAGGCGAGTCTGGAAACCCTCCATCGGCACTTGAACAAGGGGGTACTTTGACGGCAGCAAACTCGTCTCTAGCCGATTGTTAACGCCCAGCCAAGTGATGTCGTAGCCCTGTGCCTCTAGCGCCTCTGCTGCCGCTAATGCCGGGTATAAATGCCCCCCTGTGCCACTGGCTGCGACCAAAAGCTTAATCGGCGAGGCTGGAACTGTCTGACCTGAATTTAAGTCTGGAGCATCAGTGGGCATAGTAGCGGCTTCAAGCTTTAAACGCTAGGTTACTCTTAAAGTGAAAATGCTGAAATATCAAAAAGACCTAGTGATTGTATCAAGCATCTGACCTCCTGATGATGGGTTCTGCCTAGGGATTTCGCAAGCTCTTTTTGAATTTCACTTCTGCTGGTTGTTTCTGGACATCTCGTATGCACGACTCCGCGATCAAGTCACGTTCTTTCAAATCGCTTCTGCCTCTACAAAGCAGTCTAATCGCGGCGGTCTTGGGAGCTACGACTTTGATGTCAGGTGGCGTGGCTTTTGCCCAAAGTGACGTAGAGCAGCCTGCACCTTCACCTGAGGTTATTGAACCTGCGGCAGAAACAGCGCCTCGCGTTCAAGTCCCCGAAGATGTTGCCAAGACTTTAGCGGCCATGGATAGCGCGGCTACTGATCAGCAACTGAAGCGCCTGCTGCGTTTCTACAGCTCAGAATTTACCCACAGCGACGGTCTGACCCGTCAGTCTCTCAGAACAGTGGTAAAGGCCTTCTGGGACGAGCATCAAGATTTGAACTATAAAACCGATGTGCTGGCTTGGGAAGCAGACCCAAAAGGGGGCGGCATCGCAACCACCCAAACCACGATCACTGGCCTTCGCTCGGTGGAAGATCAGGAGATGAAGCTAACGGCTACGATCCAGTCTCGCCAGCGCTGGCGAGACGATCAGATGCTAGAGCAGACCATTATTGCTGAACAAAGTCAGCTCACAAGCGGCGAGAACCCCCCTGCCATTACCGTGAATCTGCCAGAACAGGTGAAAGTGGGCGGCACCTTTAACTTTGACGTCGTTGTGGACGAGCCCTTAGATAAGCGGCTGCTCTTAGGAACCGCTATTGAAGAAGAGATCTCGCCTGAACGATATTTAAAGCAGCCCAACCTCAAGCTTGAGCTGCTGCCCGCAGGTGGTTTGTTTAAAGTGGGAAAAGCCCCGAAAAAGCCAACTAGCGAGTGGATTTCAGCTGTCTTAGTCCAGGATGGAGGGATGGTTGTCATCAGTCGTCGTTTGACGGTGGTTAAGCAAACAGCGGATACTAAGCAATCCCTACTATTAACGCCATAAAACTATGACTTCAGAGCAGTCGGGTGCTGCCACTCCATTCCCCTTACCGCAGGAGGGGAACGGCGATTACTCTCTGCAGGTCCATTTCAAGACAGAACGTGACTGTCTCACACTCTTCATTCCACCGCCGTCGGCAACAGCGCTGGATTGGTTAGAACTGTGGCAGCAGCTACAGCAGCGGCTGGACGCGGGCAAGCGATTCTGGAATACAATTACCCCCGTGAACGTGGTAGTGGGCGATCGACTCATTGATGGAAGACAGCTACAGCAGCTAGCGACGGCACTTTCGGCAGTTAACCTACAGTTACAGTGTCTGCACACGAATCGTCGGCAAACCGCAGTTGCCGCCGTCACAGCAGGGTATTCCGTCGAGCAGCAGTCTCCCATTTTGCCGCTGTCTCAATCACCTCTGGCTCGATTCCGCAAAACGCCATCCGAGCCGTCGGTGGTGGAACCTCTGTATTTACAAACGACACTTCGTTCAGGTAACGAAGTCCGCCATCCCGGAACCGTCGTGATTTTGGGCGATCTCAATCCCGGCAGTGCGGTGATTGCAGATGGCGATATTTTAGTATGGGGGCGTCTTCGAGGCATGGCCCATGCGGGAGCCGGGGGCAACCGACAGTGTCGGATCATGGCGCTACAGATGGAGCCTACCCAGCTCCGGGTCGCTGAACTCGTGGCCAGAGCACCGGAGAACCCACCAACCTACTTCTATCCAGAGGTCGCCTATATTGAAGAGGATCGGATCCAAATCACGCGGACGACTGACTCCCCTAAGAAATAATAGCCTGTTCGCAAAACAGGAAGGCAACGACTAGACCCGTCGGCCAATTTCAGCTTAAGGTATTAGTGATTTTGGCAAACGCCCGTTCAGATTAGCAGTTGTGATGGTCTCGGTTTTATGGGTCGAATTATTGTAGTGACCTCCGGTAAGGGAGGGGTTGGTAAAACCACTTGTTCCGCTAATTTGGGCATGGCACTGGCTCGAGCGGAGCATTCCGTTGCCCTGATTGATGCTGACTTTGGGCTACGTAACCTCGACCTACTCTTGGGTTTAGAAAATCGCGTTGTTTATACGGCCCTAGAGGTCTTAGCGGGCCAATGTCGTCTTGAGCAAGCGCTGGTTAAAGATAAGCGGCTCAAGGATTTAGTGCTTTTGCCTGCGGCGCAGAATCGCAATAAGGACGCGGTGACACCGGAGCAAATGAAGCAGTTAGCCTATGCACTGACCAAGAAATATGACTTTGTCTTAATTGACTGCCCTGCAGGCATCGAAATGGGCTTTCAAAATGCGATCGCTGCCGCCGATGAAGCAATTGTGGTCACCACGCCCGAAATTTCTGCGGTTCGAGATGCAGATCGGGTGATTGGTTTGCTAGAAGCTAGCCGGATTCCCTCAAAGCTGATCGTTAACCGGATCCGCCCAGCGATGGTCCAGGCCAACGACATGATGTCTGTAGCAGACGTGCAGGAGATTTTGGCGATTCCGCTGTTGGGGATTGTTCCAGACGATGAGCAGGTGATTGTCGCCACCAATCGAGGCGAGCCTTTAGTGTTATCTGAAGAGATAACGCTAGGGGGGACAGCGCTACGAAATATAGCCCAGCGGATTGAGGGAAAAGAGGTTGAGTTTTTAGACTTGAATGCGGCCTATGACACACTCTTTGCCCGAATAAAAAGAATGTTTCGCAAGTGAGTTTGCCCTTCTGCAGACGACAGACCTGCCCATGTGTTAGGGTCTGACCAAACCTGGTTTTTTGCCCCGCTTATTGTTGCAGATCGAATCCCATGCTCAACGACATTCTGGAACGACTCTTCCTTGGCTCAGACATCAATAATACGAGTCGCGAGGATGTTAAAGGTCGCTTAAAGCTTGTACTGGCGCATGATCGGTCTAATTTATCGCCAGAAATGCTGGAATCCATGCGTCGAGATATTTTAGAGGTGGTCTCGCGCTACGTTGAGCTTGATCCAGAGGGATTAGAGGTTGCGCTTGAATCTGATCAACGAGCCACGGCTCTCATTGCTAATCTGCCAATCCGCCGCATCAAGGCTCAGCCACAGCCTTGACGCCCTCATAGATCTCGTCTATCTACCTCTATTCGTCGAACACAGCAGGATGAAAGAGAGACTACGGGTTGAAACGCAGCATCTCAAGTGCTTGAACCATCAATGAAGTGTCATGATAAAGCTGATAAGCTGTTGTAACTGCTCAGCTCTAGCCCTTGGCATGGATTTAGTTCTGTCCCAATTTTCTAAATGTCACCTGGGTGTTAAGCTGTCGTTTTTGCACCGATAGCCCTCTATGGCGTCCCCAAAACGCGCAGTGCTGCGCTTCAAAACTCGTTCTGCACCAAAGTTCTCAGGCCGCTTGGGGAGGTCATTTAAGTGGTTATCTCCGGGGCTATCGGTTAAACGATGGCTGTTTTTGAGTGCGCTGGGTGTGCTTCTCATTAGTCTGGGCCTTGCCATCTCGGTTCGGCTGACGCCCATTTTCTTTGTGATTCAGATTCTGCAAACCCTTCTGAGACAAATCGCAGGGGTGATTCCGCGCTACGTGAGCGGGCCGCTGGTGATTCTTGGGGGCATGCTGTTAGTTTGGTGGGGGCAAACGCGCACGCTGGGGTCAATCACAGAAGTCTTGATGCCAGAAAGCCAGGATGAGCTGGTTGATCGCCTCCTGGCTCATCGGCGTTTAAATCGTGGGCCGAAAGTCGTGGTGGTGGGGGGCGGCACGGGTCTATCTACGATGCTGCGCGGTTTAAAGGACTACAGCTCTAATATCACAGCAGTGGTGACGGTGGCTGACAATGGTGGTTCTTCGGGGCGACTACGGCGAGAAATGGGGGGGCTGCCTCCGGGGGACATTCGCAACTGTCTGGCAGCGCTGGCAGACCGCGAGAAGTTGATCACAGAGCTATTTCAATATCGCTTTGAGGCCGGGAATGGTTTGGCTGGCCATAGCTTTGGCAATTTATTCTTGACGGCGATGAATGAAATTACCGATAGCTGGGAATATGCGATCGCAGCTAGTTCCCAGGTATTAGCCATTCGCGGGCAGGTGTTACCTGCAACCTTGAGTGATGTGGCATTGTGGGCCGATCTTGAAGATGGACGTCGCATTGATGGCGAATCACAGATTACGGCGGCGAAGGGAAATATCGTCAAGATTGGCTGTACGCCGACTTCGCCACCGGCCTTGCCCAGTGTTCTTGAGGCGATTCAAGAGGCAGATTTGATCGTGCTAGGACCTGGGAGTCTTTACACCAGCATCGCTCCGAACCTGTTGGTGCCTGAGATAGTAGATGCGATCGCAAGTCGTAAGATCCCGCGCATCTACGTTTGCAATATCATGAGCCAACCCGGCGAAACCGATGGCTATAGCGTTTCCGACCACATTAAAGCCTTGGATGCCGTCTGCGGCAAGCGGATCTTCGATGCCGTCCTCGTGCAAAAAAAACAGCCCTCAGCTCTGGCTCTAGCACGCTATGCCAAAGAAGAATCTCACCCGATCATGGTAGACCAACGCAACCTTGTCCATCTGGGCTGCCGCGTCATTCTCGCCAACGTCATGAATGAAGATCCCACCACCCAATATGTTCGTCATAGCTCACAGCGACTTGCACGGGTGATTCTGCGTTGGTACGACCGCGTCCACACCCTAGGGCAGCGGCCTCGGAAATAACATCCGCTAGCCAAGCGTCTCCCCCATTGTTTAAGATTGTCTTCAGATTTCCCGGCTCTCGACCCTATCCTTTGCCCACAGGAACACCTCATGACGCTTGGTTACCTTGCCCTGGTTTTACATGCCCATCTGCCATTCGTGCGTCACCCAGAAAGTGACTTTGTCCTTGAAGAAGAATGGCTATTTGAGGCGATTACAGAGACCTATGTCCCGCTTCTGCAGGTCTTTGAAGGGCTAAAGCGAGACGGCATCGACTTCAAAATCACCATGAGCATGACTCCGCCTCTGGTGTCCATGTTGAGGGATCCACTGCTGCAGCAGCGCTATGACGAGCACCTCGCAAAGCTAGAAGAACTAGCAACCCTAGAAGTTGAACACAACCTTCATAACGAGCACCTCCGCTATCTTGCCCAGCATTACGTCGATGAATTCCATGAAGTTCGCCAAGCTTGGGAAAACTACGATCGCGATCTGGTCGGTGCCTTCAAAAAATTCCTCGACAGCGGCAATTTAGAAATTATTACCTGCGGGGCAACCCACGGCTATTTACCGCTCATGAAAATGTATCCCCAAGCCGTGTGGGCACAGATTCAGGTAGCCTGTGAACATTACGAGCAGAACTTTGGGCGTCCCCCCAAGGGCATTTGGCTACCTGAGTGTGCCTACTACGAAGGTTTAGAGCGCCAGCTTGCCGATGCCGGCCTGCGATACTTCTTGATGGATGGACACGGCCTGCTCTACGCACGTCCTCGGCCGAAATTCGGAGCCTACGCCCCCATCTTCACAGAAACCGGCGTTGCCGCCTTTGGCCGCGATCATGAATCATCACAGCAGGTGTGGTCCTCAGAGGTCGGCTATCCCGGCGCCCCTGAATATCGAGAATTTTATAAAGATATTGGCTGGGAGTCGGACTACGAATATATCAAGCCCTACATCATGCCCAACGGTCAACGCAAAAACGTGGGCATCAAATATCACAAAATTACCGGGCGCGGTGGTGGGCTCAGCGATAAAGCCCTTTACGACCCCTACTGGGCCAGGGAGAAAACCGCTGAACATGCCGGTAACTTCATGTTTAACCGCAGCGAGCAGATCCATAAGCTCAACGGCATTATGGGTCGCCCTCCCATTGTTGTCTCTCCCTATGATGCCGAGCTGTTTGGACACTGGTGGTACGAAGGACCGTGGTTCATTGATTACCTCTTCCGCAAGTCGTGGTATGACCAAGGGGTTTACACCATGACTCACCTTGCAGACTACCTGCGCGAGCACCCAAATCAGCAGGTTGCCCGTCCCTCCCAGTCAAGCTGGGGCTATAAGGGGTTTCATGAATATTGGCTCAATGAAACAAACACTTGGATCTACCCACACCTACACAAAGCTGCGGAACGGATGATCGAATTGGCTCACATCGAACCAGCGGATGACCTGCAGTGGCAGGCACTCAACCAGGCAGCAAGAGAGCTGCTGCTGGCACAATCATCAGACTGGGCTTTCATTATGCGAACCGGCACGATGGTGCCCTATGCCGTGCGGCGGACTCGCTCTCATCTGTCTCGATTCCATAAGCTCTATGACGAGATCAAGCAAGGTAAGGTTGACGCGGGCTGGCTAGAAAAGGTACAGGCGATGGATAATATTTTCCCTGAGATTAACTATCGCGTTTATCGTCCTATCTAAGGCTGCACTTGCCGATTTGGTAGAGTAGATGAATGATATCATCAGCCCGGTCTCTCACACTTAAGGCTTTCCTAGAAAGGCTAGAGATTGAAGCGTCGCCCGCTTGGGAATACATTGACGGCAAGGTCGTTCAGAAGCCAATGCCTCAAATTCATCATTCGCGTCTCCAGCTCAAGCTTGCCAGCACAATTGAGTCGGCCGATGACCAGTTAGTCGCATCCTTTCCAGAGCTGCGCTGTACATTTGGGGAGCGCTCGGTCGTTCCTGATATTGTTGTGCTGACGTGGCAGAATATTCCCTTAACAGTTTCGGGTGAGCTAGAAGATGGCGCTATTTCTTTCGCTCCTGACTGGGTGATTGAGATTTTGTCGCCGGATCAAAAGCAAACAAAAGTAATCGATAACGTTCTACATTGCTTGACCCACGGCAGCCGTCTCGGCTGGCTAATCGATCCAGAGGAGCGGGCAATCGTAGTCTTTCAGCCTCAGCAAGAACCTAAAATTTATCGTAGTGACCAGTCACCGATTGTCCTAGCAGAGCTTGACCTCAACCTCACGGCCGCTCAGATTTTTAGTTGGCTAAACATGAAAAGATCGACTTAAATCTCTGATCGAACGTCGTTTTCCTTGGGGCGGACAGCACAAAGACAACAGACCGACCACCGCTGCAGTTCTGCTGGGGGCGTTGCACAGTGACATTGGGGACAGGATGGGTATTTCTGAGACTGAGCTTTGACGCGCTCTGACCACCGCAGAAAAACTTCCTGATGACTCGTCACAGCTTTGGGGCTTACGGCATTATCTGGACCCATCACCAGTGATTGTGGAGTCCAAGGCTTGGCGGACTGCGAATGCGTGCTGCGCGACCGCCACTGGCTTGTAGAGAAGCGAATATCAGTCAGGGGTTTGTTGAGAAGAGCATTGAGCTTTGCCAGAAGACGCTGTCGTTCAAAAGCGAGGTTTTGTGCCCAAACTGCACTGGAAGTTGCGACAAATAAAACCTGCTGTGAGTTGATTTGGGTCGGCTGTGCCTGAGCCGCAACGACGGAGCCAACAACTTCAGCCCAGGCATGCTGTAGTTTGCCGAACTCGCGCTGCTGTTTCCACTGCGCTTTACGCAGCGTTCCGAGAACGCGATCAACAGGTTCTAGAGCCATGGGTCAATTATTAGGAAATGGGCTGTAGCGCCAGGAATTTATCGAGGGCGCTCACAATCTTAGGAGGCCAGCGCCGCACTTGAGTCACCCATTCGATATCGCGGTAGCGGCGGTCTAAGCCGACGGCAGAAGCCCAATTGCTTTCAGCTTCACCCGTTTGCCCTTCAGCCCAGAGTGCTGCCGTT contains:
- a CDS encoding thioredoxin family protein; the encoded protein is MTQDQMTPPTGPEDVGDSRLRNLLIALSAAVLAVVLFFGVRGQTQSPSLTALATASVPLDTALANGQPTLLEFYADWCTSCQAMAADMAALKQQYQEVNFVMLNVDNTKWLPEISRFGVDGIPHFVFINRSGEALANAIGQQPRTIMAGDLTALAAGQALPEQQLSGQVSMFTAETQPRGSDDPRSHGGRPAGAL
- a CDS encoding DUF1822 family protein: MQVEDQSLVLPITTAARQMAAAFSAQQATPDKAQQVCLNTLAVWVTHDYLQMMGIPCDLDAGDSWNPVVRACSNVADLEVAASGRLECRPVQGHEDVCYLPPEVWVDRIGYLVVQISENLRQARLLGFTPTVAAEHLPLGQLRPLESLLAHLSEFSLNPPAIKSPWTQLELWFSGLFADGWQPADALLCQSQPALSFRRAETMDVQIVEGQVQRAKLLSLKPNQAPVVLVLDCKPGQDQRLFCVQVHPLASDAHLPADLQLVVFDEGAEPVLEARSRSADDYIQLQFSGHRGERFSLKVMLGDFSVTEQFVI
- a CDS encoding nuclear transport factor 2 family protein, which translates into the protein MHDSAIKSRSFKSLLPLQSSLIAAVLGATTLMSGGVAFAQSDVEQPAPSPEVIEPAAETAPRVQVPEDVAKTLAAMDSAATDQQLKRLLRFYSSEFTHSDGLTRQSLRTVVKAFWDEHQDLNYKTDVLAWEADPKGGGIATTQTTITGLRSVEDQEMKLTATIQSRQRWRDDQMLEQTIIAEQSQLTSGENPPAITVNLPEQVKVGGTFNFDVVVDEPLDKRLLLGTAIEEEISPERYLKQPNLKLELLPAGGLFKVGKAPKKPTSEWISAVLVQDGGMVVISRRLTVVKQTADTKQSLLLTP
- the murG gene encoding undecaprenyldiphospho-muramoylpentapeptide beta-N-acetylglucosaminyltransferase; its protein translation is MPTDAPDLNSGQTVPASPIKLLVAASGTGGHLYPALAAAEALEAQGYDITWLGVNNRLETSLLPSKYPLVQVPMEGFQTRLGPKTGIVLSKLVRSIRQTRRLLQQGQFQGVITTGGYIAAPAIIAARSLGLPSILHESNVLPGKVTRWFSRWCSVVALGFEATTQYLPKANAVTVGTPVRANFMSPTPLDFDIPDDVLLMTVAGGSQGAVAVNRLARKCAPAWLEAGVWIVHLTGERDDQADSFTHPHYRAIPFCDNMAGLLQRTNLAISRAGAGTLTELATTHTPSILIPYPYAAEDHQAYNAEIFVKAGAARMFREAELTDELFTKTVLDLLRSQPQLKEMAAQSQQLSTADSTEKFAQLIREVIQSANLR
- a CDS encoding CHASE2 domain-containing protein; this translates as MADQFVVLKFEQGSFEEGFMLTLQVGLEGCRPSTEIAGSLPPAEHLRQHYQAWQSVYWQLGVPSRIEPVTDQVTNVSRLKDCLQAAAVLRRSMNDWLCVAVFRPIREKLLEQLSPCDRIRILLQTDDLQLQKLPWHTWDLLERYPLTEIALAAPTYANPPLRSHSPGDVRILAILGNSNGIDVSADQALLEQLPNAHIYFLDEPNRHQLNEQLWEQRWDILFFAGHSCSQGATSGTLCLNAEERLEIEDLRYALKKAVGKGLQLAILNSCDGLGLGRALADLQIPQLIVMREPVPDAVAQEFLKYFLQSYAKGTALYLAMREARERLQGLEQTYPCATWLPVICQNPAVVPPTWLELSSQVQADAPIALPTTQAATSRSRPSRRRQSCLSVLQVSLLMTVLVLAGRWVGWLQFPELWALDRLLQLRPLEAPDSRLLVITVSEAEIQAQKEDSRRSSLSDATLSQLLAKLAPAQPRVIGLDVYRDFPVRPDQPRLSKQLQETQGLVGVCKNLDTSSDPTGIAPPPEISMDRMGFSDFIADPDGVLRRQLLYLTPEPASPCKTPHAFSSLLAFHYLSHLKIQPTFTAQNQLKLGAVTLPTLRPHTGGYQTVDTHGIQIPLNYRALKSPQNIAPQVTLTQVLEEQIDPSRIKDRIVLIGVAASSSNDDWATPYGTGRKVPGVFIQAQMTSQLLSAALDQRPSLWAWPLWGDAIWVFCWSAVGGAWAWRWSISKPMAIAGIAIWGGLTGSCAVLLIQGLWLPLIPSILACLATILSVAYVRSLNYPARKELEP
- a CDS encoding sigma-70 family RNA polymerase sigma factor, encoding MQLTEQRRTIEEEIRSLVAEARRYSPGHFKRQQCLTQIIRLIEQSQKLWHENTPFYEDAKQQMWIYFCQNICEAGTGQRYDPDRSSVITWLNRYLKWRLQDFRIAKQTQQKKFAYAPPPGSMNSQKDITENLPSSPDVPPILEDTRTWAELDATGELRSTHVQNRPEVNCQALILRRLPPETSWEDLSTEFGVAVSTLSSFYQRKCVTRLRNFGQCQGYL